In Anopheles gambiae chromosome 2, idAnoGambNW_F1_1, whole genome shotgun sequence, a single window of DNA contains:
- the LOC1270310 gene encoding nuclear factor NF-kappa-B p110 subunit isoform X1 has product MSLEHWSVALDVLLQQLQQQPPHHLLDNAPPYHLQTGTAVRAFFASLEGRVARGFCQAASKSGEQQQLLGTSPIQYTVLSMDTPSPSSSSAAAAVVSVGEFTLGPGRTYASALSPSSSSASPSSPSSVASPNSRASNMSPESSASDQSAAYTLQNLNLSSSAGTMNYPGMGYQQQQQQQQQQQHQHQQLQQQQHHYYTPQLLNLDQEQLQTQTFTYVTSSNEAFAAPEPNYSEPHLVILEQPVDKFRFRYQSEMHGTHGSLMGSRTEKSKKTFPTVELRGYGGEAKVRCSLYQVDPQRRAPHSHHLVIKSGELDLIDPHDLDVGGAAGAAEPSEGVGGDGKYVATFQGMGIIHTAKKFIAEELYKKLRKHRLCELNREPTEREEQQMQKEAAVMARTMNLNQVCLCFRAYRVEPGTGRWVPICEPVYSNPINNMKSALTGELKICRLSTTVSGVDGGEEVFMFVEKVCKNNIKIRFYELDEYDQEVWQEMAIFSEADVHHQYAIAFKTPPYRHKDITEPVEVLMQLFRPRDRCQSEPVLFKYKPRPGMMVVPGAGASGASRKRLRISSGNVSSEIPTVIQNDPNGPVGPAGVGGGGGGGGGGGGGVIGSGSTTRLPPLHQPFPMLANHAGGGAIPEGQEPTSTTSLTTSAHHPDIMSGIGSTTTISKELTKASIIQEILNIPTTIASDVAFDSSDFPCNSEEFNKLIQEIGNQQDLVKLETDAETAGGGATDTESVLGRAIADLVASGDDSRQGEMLRKLLALIKLFAGDVNRSRQLLASHWTAANQQQLNCLHAAIRRNDTTIACKLIELLHEYQLAEELLDLPNDRNETGLHLAVSGNSEPIVKALLGAGAKLHYCDYRGNTPLHRAVVENVPDMVRLLLLQGGLRLDCTNDDGLTALQAAVYARNLKITRILLEAGASVREKDLKHGNNILHIAVDNDALDIVHYILEEVKEELGRERNNAGYTPLQLADAKSHTGQGNNKLIVRELLRHYPDGLQKEVKKEVDAAEDDEEEEEEEEEEEDEDEEGGEEHGQREASAPSSSVLDSMDLINGERASIARLLEEHEPEAEPQRKATKRSDSGPDRTEPDTLLDEQCLEELCRLLDAGSGWRELGSLLDFHSFFTVWEQAPSPARMLLGYFEMQHLHLDRLIDMLRVLELRDPIRSIDEMICRRMK; this is encoded by the exons ATGTCGCTAGAGCACTGGTCGGTCGCGCTGGATGTACTGCTGCAACAGCTTCAACAGCAGCCGCCACACCATTTGCTGGACAACGCTCCCCCCTACCATTTGCAAACAGGTACAGCGGTACGGGCCTTCTTTGCGAGCCTGGAGGGGAGGGTAGCTCGTGGGTTTTGCCAAGCTGCAAGTAAGAGTGGAG AGCAACAACAGCTGCTGGGCACGTCCCCGATCCAGTACACCGTCCTGTCGATGGACAcaccgtcgccgtcgtcgtcgtcggcagcagcagcagtggtcaGTGTTGGAGAGTTTACGCTCGGCCCGGGTCGCACCTATGCCAGTGCGCTTtcgccatcgtcatcgtccgcATCGCCATCGTCACCGTCGTCGGTCGCATCGCCCAACAGCCGGGCCAGCAACATGTCCCCGGAGTCCAGTGCCAGCGATCAGAGTGCTGCCTATACGCTGCAAAACCTGAACCTTTCCAGTAGCGCCGGCACGATGAACTATCCTGGCATGGgttatcagcagcagcagcagcaacagcagcaacaacaacatcaacatcaacaacttcaacagcagcagcatcactaTTACACACCGCAGCTGCTGAATCTCGACCAGGAGCAACTGCAAACGCAAACCTTCACCTACGTCACATCGTCGAACGAAG CGTTTGCCGCACCGGAACCGAACTACAGCGAGCCGCATCTGGTGATCCTGGAGCAGCCGGTGGACAAGTTTCGCTTCCGCTACCAGTCGGAGATGCACGGGACGCACGGTTCGCTGATGGGCAGCCGGACGGAGAAGTCGAAGAAAACGTTCCCGACCGTCGAGCTGCGTGGGTACGGTGGGGAGGCGAAGGTGCGCTGCTCCCTCTATCAGGTGGATCCGCAACGGCGCGCCCCCCATTCGCACCATCTGGTGATCAAGTCCGGCGAGCTGGATCTGATCGATCCGCACGATCTGGATGTGGGTGGCGCGGCGGGAGCGGCTGAACCATCGGAGGGTGTTGGCGGGGACGGCAAGTATGTGGCCACCTTCCAGGGTATGGGCATCATACACACGGCGAAGAAGTTCATCGCCGAGGAGCTGTACAAGAAGCTGCGCAAGCATCGGCTGTGCGAGCTGAACCGGGAGCCGACCGAGCGCGAGGAGCAGCAGATGCAGAAGGAGGCGGCCGTAATGGCGCGCACGATGAACCTCAATCAGGTGTGCCTGTGCTTCCGGGCGTATCGGGTGGAGCCGGGTACGGGCCGCTGGGTCCCGATCTGTGAGCCGGTCTACTCGAACCCAATCAACAATATGA aAAGTGCACTTACGGGCGAGCTGAAGATCTGCCGGCTCAGCACCACCGTCAGCGGGGTGGACGGTGGCGAGGAGGTGTTTATGTTTGTCGAAAAGGTGTGCAAAA ATAACATCAAGATTCGGTTCTACGAGCTGGACGAGTACGACCAGGAGGTGTGGCAGGAGATGGCCATCTTTTCCGAGGCGGACGTCCATCACCAGTATGCGATCGCGTTCAAGACGCCACCGTACCGGCACAAGGACATTACCGAGCCGGTCGAGGTGCTGATGCAGCTGTTCCGGCCGCGCGACCGGTGCCAGAGCGAGCCGGTACTGTTCAAGTACAAACCGCGGCCCGGCATGATGGTGGTGCCGGGCGCTGGTGCTAGTGGTGCGTCGCGCAAGCGGCTCCGCATCAGCTCGGGCAATGTGTCGTCCGAAATTCCCACCGTCATCCAGAACGACCCTAATGGGCCTGTTGGACCCGCTGGAgtaggtggtggtggaggtggaggaggaggtggtggcggtggtgttaTTGGTTCAGGATCAACTACACGACTACCGCCTCTGCATCAACCATTCCCAATGCTGGCCAATCATGCTGGCGGCGGTGCCATTCCGGAAGGTCAAGAACCCACGTCGACCACATCGCTTACGACGTCAGCCCATCATCCGGACATTATGAGCGGCATcggttccaccaccaccatctccaAGGAGCTAACGAAGGCCAGCATCATCCAGGAGATACTGAACATTCCGACGACGATCGCGTCGGACGTAGCGTTCGACTCGAGCGACTTCCCCTGCAACTCGGAAG AGTTCAACAAACTCATCCAAGAGATCGGCAATCAGCAGGATCTGGTCAAGCTGGAGACGGACGCAGAAACGGCTGGCGGTGGCGCCACCGATACGGAAAGTGTGCTGGGACGGGCGATTGCCGATCTGGTCGCGTCCGGGGACGATTCGCGGCAGGGCGAAATGTTGCGCAAGCTGCTCGCCCTGATCAAGCTGTTCGCCGGGGACGTGAATCGCTCGCGGCAGCTGCTGGCCTCCCACTGGACCGCTGCcaatcagcagcagctcaa ctgcCTGCACGCTGCAATCCGGCGCAACGATACGACGATCGCCTGCAAGCTGATCGAGCTGCTGCACGAGTACCAGCTGGCGGAGGAGCTGCTCGATCTGCCGAACGATCGCAACGAAACCGGCCTCCATCTGGCCGTGTCGGGCAACAGCGAGCCGATCGTGAAGGCGCTGCTGGGGGCCGGCGCGAAGCTGCACTACTGCGATTACCGCGGCAACACGCCCCTGCACCGGGCGGTCGTCGAGAATGTGCCCGATAtggtgcggctgctgctgctgcagggaGGTTTGCGGCTCGACTGCACCAACGACGACGGGTTGACCGCGTTGCAGGCGGCCGTGTATGCTCGAAATTTGAAAATCACGCGCATCCTGCTGGAGGCGGGTGCGTCGGTGCGCGAGAAGGACCTCAAGCACGGCAACAACATCCTTCACATTGCGGTCGACAAT GATGCGCTCGATATCGTGCACTACATACTGGAGGAGGTGAAGGAGGAGCTTGGGCGGGAGCGGAACAATGCCGGCTACACGCCGCTGCAGCTGGCCGACGCGAAGAGCCACACCGGGCAGGGCAATAACAAGCTGATCGTGCGGGAACTGTTGCGCCACTACCCGGATGGGTTGCAGAAGGAGGTGAAGAAGGAGGTTGATGCCGCAGAagacgacgaggaggaagaggaggaggaagaggaggaggaagacgaGGATGAGGAAGGGGGGGAGGAGCACGGGCAGAGGGAAGCATCGGCACCGTCCAGCAGCGTGCTCGATTCGATGGATCTGATCAACGGTGAGCGGGCCTCCATTGCGCGACTGCTGGAGGAGCACGAGCCGGAAGCGGAACCGCAGCGTAAAGCCACCAAGCGGTCGGACAGTGGCCCGGATCGAACCGAGCCCGATACGCTACTCGACGAGCAGTGCCTGGAGGAGCTGTGCCGGCTGCTGGACGCAGGCAGTGGCTGGCGCGAGCTCGGTTCGCTGCTCGACTTTCACTCATTCTTTACCGTGTGGGAGCAGGCGCCCAGCCCGGCACGGATGTTGCTCGGGTACTTTGAG ATGCAGCATCTCCACCTGGACCGGCTGATCGATATGCTGCGCGTGCTGGAACTGCGCGACCCCATCCGCAGCATCGACGAGATGATCTGCCGGCGGATGAAGTGA